The Vibrio gallaecicus genome contains a region encoding:
- a CDS encoding YggN family protein has product MKRIILIASALLSQPALAAQCRVDLKNEIHIDEKQVEIHQTNGGTAVFDAGNNLYIHGEKIELDDNQQAAVEKYRESMTEYLPRAKAIAREGLTLANDVIDDIAASFDSPEAFDNVKQSMKTFFADLEARYYKDGDLVLPAESFDSMASNWSEDLDKAMEIFNEEFITSAFNAMSEKMSKEGGLNLSQLTEDMAELKQKVEERFAEHSKQVEKETEEFCDSLDDMAEQEQQLHKSIPNLKDYQVFTI; this is encoded by the coding sequence ATGAAAAGAATTATATTGATCGCATCGGCTTTACTCAGCCAGCCGGCTTTAGCCGCTCAGTGCCGTGTTGATTTAAAGAATGAAATACACATTGATGAAAAGCAAGTTGAAATTCACCAAACCAATGGTGGCACTGCTGTATTTGATGCTGGGAACAACTTATATATTCATGGGGAAAAAATTGAGCTTGATGATAACCAACAAGCCGCAGTAGAAAAATACCGTGAAAGTATGACTGAATATTTACCACGAGCGAAAGCAATCGCTCGTGAAGGTCTGACACTTGCTAATGATGTGATTGATGATATTGCCGCGAGTTTTGACTCACCAGAAGCATTCGATAATGTTAAGCAATCAATGAAAACATTTTTTGCTGATCTTGAAGCTCGATATTACAAAGATGGTGACTTAGTACTTCCTGCTGAAAGTTTCGATTCAATGGCAAGCAATTGGTCTGAAGACCTTGATAAAGCAATGGAAATTTTCAATGAAGAATTTATTACCAGTGCCTTTAATGCGATGTCAGAAAAAATGTCGAAAGAAGGTGGGCTTAACTTGTCTCAATTAACTGAAGATATGGCAGAACTAAAACAAAAAGTTGAGGAACGATTTGCTGAACATTCAAAGCAAGTTGAAAAAGAAACTGAAGAGTTTTGTGATTCTTTAGATGACATGGCAGAACAAGAACAGCAACTCCATAAATCTATTCCTAACTTAAAAGATTACCAAGTATTCACTATTTAA
- the lipB gene encoding lipoyl(octanoyl) transferase LipB, with translation MQNKLIVKKLGRQDYEPVWKAMHKFTDERTAEDVDQVWLVEHNPVFTQGQAGKAEHVLNAGDIPVIQSDRGGQVTYHGPGQLVAYFLINIRRKKIGVRDLVTHIENLVINTLKAYNIESAARPDAPGVYVDGKKICSLGLRIRRGCSFHGLALNVDMDLSPFLRINPCGYQGMEMIQVSQLGGPERLELVEQQLIQELVTLLGYDQVDIQATSNITAEA, from the coding sequence TTGCAAAATAAACTAATCGTAAAAAAATTAGGTCGCCAGGATTATGAACCTGTATGGAAAGCCATGCATAAGTTCACCGACGAACGCACAGCAGAAGATGTAGACCAAGTTTGGTTGGTTGAACACAACCCTGTATTTACTCAAGGACAGGCCGGAAAAGCTGAACACGTATTAAACGCAGGGGATATTCCCGTAATTCAAAGTGATCGTGGAGGACAAGTGACATACCACGGTCCTGGTCAGCTTGTTGCTTACTTCCTAATCAACATCCGCCGAAAAAAAATAGGAGTGAGAGATCTCGTTACACATATTGAGAACCTCGTAATCAACACTCTGAAAGCATACAATATCGAATCAGCCGCGCGACCAGATGCCCCTGGGGTTTATGTCGACGGTAAGAAAATTTGTTCTCTAGGTTTACGAATCCGCCGTGGCTGCTCATTTCATGGGTTAGCACTCAACGTTGATATGGACCTTTCTCCTTTCCTACGAATCAACCCATGCGGTTACCAAGGAATGGAAATGATCCAAGTAAGCCAACTAGGTGGTCCAGAACGACTAGAATTAGTAGAGCAGCAACTCATACAAGAGCTTGTTACCTTATTAGGTTACGACCAAGTAGACATTCAAGCCACCAGCAATATTACAGCAGAAGCATAA
- the lipA gene encoding lipoyl synthase: protein MSKPIQMEKGVKYRDADKMALIPVKNMPAEQKEVLRKPAWMKIKLPSDSKRIQEIKSAMRENNLHSVCEEASCPNLAECFNHGTATFMILGAICTRRCPFCDVAHGRPVTPEAEEPQKLAKTIKDMKLKYVVITSVDRDDLRDGGAKHFADCNREIREQNPNIRIETLVPDFRGRMDVALDLLKDNPPDVFNHNLETAPRLYRKARPGANYKWSLQLLQKFKEQHPSIPTKSGVMMGLGETKEEIIQVLKDLREHGVTMLTLGQYLAPSRHHLPVERYVPPSEFDELKEIALELGFTHAACGPFVRSSYHADLQAQGMEIK from the coding sequence ATGAGCAAACCAATCCAAATGGAAAAAGGCGTTAAATATCGTGACGCTGACAAAATGGCATTAATTCCCGTAAAGAATATGCCTGCTGAACAGAAAGAAGTTTTGCGTAAGCCAGCTTGGATGAAGATTAAACTTCCTTCAGACAGCAAGCGCATTCAAGAAATCAAATCAGCAATGCGTGAAAACAACTTACACTCTGTTTGTGAAGAAGCTTCGTGCCCTAACCTTGCAGAATGTTTTAACCACGGAACGGCAACCTTCATGATTTTAGGTGCCATCTGTACGCGTCGTTGTCCTTTCTGTGATGTTGCCCATGGTCGCCCAGTGACACCTGAAGCTGAAGAGCCTCAGAAGCTTGCGAAAACTATCAAAGACATGAAGTTAAAATACGTTGTTATTACTTCAGTTGACCGTGATGACCTTCGTGATGGTGGAGCAAAGCACTTCGCTGATTGTAACCGTGAAATTCGTGAACAAAATCCAAACATTCGCATTGAAACTTTAGTACCAGATTTCCGTGGTCGAATGGACGTTGCTCTTGATCTACTAAAAGACAACCCGCCAGATGTATTTAACCACAACTTGGAAACGGCACCTCGTCTTTACCGTAAAGCTCGCCCAGGTGCGAACTACAAGTGGTCACTACAACTACTTCAAAAGTTTAAAGAACAGCACCCAAGCATCCCAACCAAATCTGGTGTAATGATGGGACTAGGTGAAACTAAAGAAGAAATCATCCAAGTTTTAAAAGATTTACGTGAACATGGTGTAACTATGCTGACACTTGGTCAGTACTTAGCACCAAGCCGCCACCACTTACCAGTAGAACGCTACGTGCCGCCTTCTGAGTTTGATGAGTTAAAAGAAATAGCGTTAGAGCTAGGCTTTACTCACGCGGCTTGTGGTCCATTTGTACGTTCTTCATATCACGCAGACCTACAAGCTCAAGGCATGGAAATTAAGTAA
- a CDS encoding sodium-dependent transporter has protein sequence MNQQTSHSTREHFSSRLGFILAAAGAAVGLGNIWGFPTQAASNGGGAFLLVYLFMIFVVAFPMLVVEMAIGRHGQANPVDSMRSLTSHPLGKKAGALVGWVGLSVPSAVLAFYSIVGGWLICFLFGAIAELVGFSEIAEWFKGFSVERNVFGTVAFYILTILIVQGGVKQGIEKWSTRLMPALFVLFGLLFIYIMTQQGSMEGLKHYLVPDFEKVWDRKLILAAMGQGFFSLTIGGCSMLIYGSYLSKKENLPKMALNVTLVDTAVAFIAGLVVMPAMFVAMQKGVQIYADDGSLLSSDTLVFTVLPLMFDSLGFLGQIFSIVFFLLLTIAALTSSISMLECPVALVSERFNTKRTPTSWVLGGAIALFSIVIVYNFSAMFGLVAMIATQYLQPMAALMFCLYGGWVWNRKSKIKELEKGCPEFQQGWFGKVWPVYVKFVCPVLVATVIWASFG, from the coding sequence ATGAACCAACAAACTTCACACTCAACAAGGGAGCATTTTAGCTCTCGCCTCGGTTTTATTTTAGCGGCAGCCGGAGCGGCAGTCGGTTTAGGGAACATATGGGGGTTTCCTACGCAAGCGGCCAGCAACGGTGGCGGTGCGTTTTTGCTAGTTTACTTATTTATGATTTTTGTTGTGGCATTTCCTATGCTGGTTGTGGAAATGGCAATCGGCCGTCATGGTCAAGCCAACCCTGTAGACAGTATGCGTTCATTAACAAGTCATCCACTTGGAAAAAAAGCGGGTGCACTTGTGGGCTGGGTTGGATTAAGTGTGCCAAGTGCAGTATTAGCGTTTTACAGCATCGTCGGCGGATGGTTGATTTGCTTTCTTTTTGGAGCGATAGCTGAGCTTGTTGGCTTTTCTGAAATAGCAGAATGGTTTAAAGGATTTAGTGTTGAGCGAAACGTCTTTGGAACGGTTGCGTTTTATATTTTAACAATTCTCATCGTACAAGGCGGCGTAAAACAAGGTATTGAAAAGTGGTCGACTCGATTAATGCCAGCACTATTTGTCCTATTTGGATTACTCTTCATTTATATCATGACTCAACAAGGCTCAATGGAAGGTTTAAAACATTACCTAGTGCCTGATTTTGAAAAAGTCTGGGACAGAAAGCTGATTTTAGCGGCAATGGGACAAGGCTTTTTCTCGTTGACGATAGGCGGTTGTTCAATGTTGATTTACGGATCTTACTTAAGTAAAAAAGAAAACCTTCCAAAGATGGCTTTGAATGTAACCCTTGTCGATACAGCGGTTGCTTTCATTGCTGGTTTGGTAGTAATGCCTGCAATGTTTGTTGCAATGCAAAAAGGGGTTCAAATCTATGCTGATGATGGCTCTTTACTGAGCTCTGATACTCTAGTGTTCACCGTATTACCTCTTATGTTTGATAGCTTAGGTTTCCTTGGACAAATATTCTCCATTGTTTTCTTTTTACTGCTTACGATTGCAGCATTAACGTCTTCTATTTCTATGCTTGAATGCCCTGTAGCGTTGGTGAGCGAGCGTTTTAATACTAAGAGAACCCCTACAAGTTGGGTGCTAGGGGGAGCGATTGCTTTGTTTAGTATTGTGATTGTTTACAACTTTTCTGCGATGTTTGGTCTTGTTGCGATGATTGCAACCCAGTACTTACAACCAATGGCAGCACTTATGTTTTGTTTGTATGGTGGTTGGGTTTGGAACCGAAAGTCAAAGATTAAGGAATTGGAGAAAGGTTGCCCTGAATTTCAACAAGGTTGGTTTGGCAAGGTATGGCCGGTCTACGTGAAGTTTGTATGTCCAGTACTCGTTGCAACGGTCATTTGGGCGTCATTTGGATAA
- the ybeD gene encoding DUF493 family protein YbeD, whose product MMNINSDAKLKDLLEFPCSFTYKVMGYAKPELTELVLEVIQRHAPGDYTPTVKPSAKGNYNSVSVNITATSIEQVEVLYKELGEIEIVRMVL is encoded by the coding sequence ATCATGAATATCAATTCTGATGCAAAACTAAAAGATCTCTTAGAGTTCCCTTGCTCATTCACTTACAAAGTTATGGGCTACGCTAAACCTGAACTAACGGAATTAGTACTAGAAGTGATTCAGCGCCACGCTCCTGGTGACTACACCCCAACAGTTAAACCAAGTGCAAAAGGCAACTATAACTCTGTTTCCGTTAATATCACTGCGACTTCAATTGAACAGGTTGAAGTTCTGTATAAAGAACTGGGTGAAATCGAAATAGTAAGAATGGTTCTGTAA
- a CDS encoding serine hydrolase: MTNTTKIVKSIFATSVALSATLASSSFAAPIVTPDAPQIAAKGFVLMDYHSGKILAEKEMNTKLSPASLTKMMTSYVIGQELERGNINLTDDVVISENAWAKNFPDSSKMFIEVGTTVKVDDLNRGIIIQSGNDACVAMAEHIAGSEDAFVDLMNAWASSIGMKDTNFANVHGLDNDNLYSTPYDMALLGQALIRDVPDEYRIYSEKKYTYNGITQYNRNGLLWDKSMNVDGIKTGHTSNAGYSLVSSATEGKMRLVAVVMGTKNANARKTESKKLLSYGFRFFETVAPHKAGETFVDEKIWMGNKDTLALGVDEDTFVTLPRGQAKNLKASFVLEKELEAPISKGTQVGKLYYQVDGEDVAEYPLLALEDVEQGSLFSRLWDYLVLLFKGLF; this comes from the coding sequence ATGACTAATACTACTAAAATTGTTAAATCTATTTTCGCTACTTCCGTTGCCCTTTCTGCAACTTTAGCTTCATCGTCATTCGCAGCACCAATAGTAACGCCTGATGCGCCTCAAATTGCAGCTAAAGGTTTTGTTCTAATGGATTACCATTCAGGTAAAATTCTTGCTGAAAAGGAGATGAACACTAAGCTTTCTCCAGCTAGCTTAACTAAGATGATGACTAGCTACGTAATCGGTCAAGAACTGGAACGTGGCAACATCAACCTAACGGATGATGTTGTTATCAGTGAAAATGCTTGGGCAAAAAACTTCCCTGATTCATCAAAAATGTTCATCGAAGTGGGCACAACAGTAAAAGTTGATGACCTAAACCGCGGTATCATCATTCAATCAGGTAACGATGCTTGTGTAGCAATGGCTGAACACATTGCAGGCTCTGAAGATGCATTTGTCGATTTAATGAATGCGTGGGCAAGTTCAATTGGCATGAAAGATACGAATTTTGCCAATGTTCACGGTCTAGATAACGATAACCTATACTCGACTCCTTATGATATGGCTTTGCTTGGTCAAGCGTTAATCCGTGATGTTCCAGACGAATACCGTATCTACTCAGAGAAAAAATACACATACAACGGCATTACTCAATACAACCGAAATGGTTTGTTATGGGATAAGAGCATGAACGTTGACGGTATCAAAACCGGTCATACAAGTAATGCAGGCTACAGCTTAGTAAGCTCTGCCACTGAAGGTAAAATGCGCCTAGTTGCAGTTGTTATGGGTACGAAAAACGCAAACGCTCGTAAAACAGAAAGCAAAAAGCTACTTAGCTATGGCTTCCGTTTCTTCGAAACAGTTGCACCTCACAAAGCTGGCGAAACATTCGTTGATGAGAAGATCTGGATGGGTAACAAAGACACGCTTGCTCTAGGTGTCGATGAAGATACATTTGTGACTCTACCTCGCGGTCAAGCTAAAAACCTTAAAGCAAGCTTTGTACTTGAGAAAGAGCTTGAAGCTCCAATTAGCAAAGGTACGCAAGTTGGTAAGCTATACTACCAAGTAGATGGCGAAGATGTAGCTGAGTACCCATTACTAGCTTTAGAAGATGTTGAACAAGGTAGCTTATTTAGCCGTCTTTGGGACTACCTAGTTCTTCTATTCAAGGGCTTGTTCTAA